The Juglans microcarpa x Juglans regia isolate MS1-56 chromosome 2D, Jm3101_v1.0, whole genome shotgun sequence DNA window gaaaaaaaaaaaagatatattattaaataattagtttttttttttttaacgctGACGCAACTCCACGATCGGGAATATGATTTCTAGTCGTGCAAGGCTAACAAGTGGCGTCCTTGTGCCTTTGCCATCAGTTAAGCGTTTACTGGTGCTCTAACTCTGCGTTGTTTGTGGTTCTGTACATTTGCAGATATTCTTGGCGTGGGAAAATGAGGCCGTGTCTGTCGACTGCCACTGCCTATGCCATCGTCCCCTCCTACTCTTGCCGTTTTCATGTACCTCTCTCTCTtaataatttctcattttccacACCTTCCCCTTCTCCATCATGTATATCTACTTCCATCAAGTCTACCCATCAATTTCTATACAATAGCAGCAGCGTCTTCAGGAAGAGGATTATTTTCACTGGTTTTGAAGCAGATTCGAAGAATATTGTCAAATGCACCGGCGGCACAAACATCGAATTTGAAGAAAAGGAGAATGAACAGGAAGCCGTTGATTTTGATTGTCTTGGGACAGGGCAGGATgtctccccttcctcctccacatcCAATTTTGAAGAAACGGTTGCTCTGCCAGACGATAATTCGGTAGCACTGGGAGCAGTGTGGGAATGGGCGGTGTTGGTGTCTCCCTTCTTCTTTTGGGGCACGGCCATGGTGGCCATGAAAGAAGTCATTCCAAAGTATGGCCCTTTCTTCGTTTCCTCTTTCCGCCTCATTCCCGCCGGCTTTCTCCTGATAGCATTCGCCGCTTCACGTAATCGCCCCTCCCCCTCTGGACTCACCGCTTGGCTTTCCATCTCTCTTTTCGCGCTCGTCGATGCCACCTGTTTCCAGGTCACCTTCtctatctacttttttttaaaaaaattattaattaagtaattttcttgttattaacAAAAAAACGTTGATAATGGTGGAACAGGGTTTTCTTGCTGAAGGGTTACAAAAGACGTCGGCCGGTCTGGGTAGTGTACGTTATTGCACAATGCACTCTTCATTGCTTCATCGATTTTCATTACAATTCCATTCATGTAAAGGTTGCCACTTTTATTACTtaaaccacacacacacacacacaaacgaAATGGTTGTCTTTCCCTTGTGTCTAAATGGCGACAAGTCTTGGCATGCTAATAAATCATGGATTTAAACTACTCTTCCAAAGGACCAGCCACAACATTGAGATTTTGCGAGCAAGCACTGCACAAGATActataagttgaataaaaatatggGAAATCAATTTCTTTAGCCATCTACCAGCTTTTGTGAAAATCAAAGGCTTAAGGTTCCGTAAAATCTTTTGTTGGCTCGGACTAACGACGTTTTCCAAAATGCAGGTGATAATTGACTCTCAACCTTTAACAGTGGCTATACTCGCAGCGTTGTTATTTGGTGAGTCCATTGGGTTTGTTGGAGCTGCGGGGCTTGTACTCGGTGTAATAGGACTCTTACTCCTTGAGGTAAGCTTTTGTGCTGGATCTTGGTGTGTGCTAAATGCTCTGGAGTTTTGGTTTTCTCGGCTTCACAAAAAACTCCATTTGCACAACTCGTTTAAGGCTAAGTTCATGTGAAATGCTAGCAATGAATATCCCATTCCTCGTTTATGGTTCTTTTGAATGTTAATGTTCTTCTAAGAGAAAAGGAGTGGCCTAATCTAATTAActtcatctatttattttaaatattcttatctTCACACTTGTGTTCTTTCTACTATCGTTCTTTTAAGAAATTCATTGATGTCTTTCATGAGGGTGCACTCAGCAAGTCAACAACCAATATTTTGATGTCTGCTGTACAACAGATGCCTGTGCTTTTTTATTCCTGTGGAATAGCTTGCATATTTTGGTACATAGTCCCTAACATCTCCCCCACCTCCTCCTTACCGTTTACCCTTGCCCAAGCAGAACGCCTGATTGAAGCACTCAACAAATGCCTCTCCCTtcacttttttgtatttatgatgCATTATACAAATTTTGTGGCGACACTGTCCTTTCATGCTATAGAAGACTTTTCTGACTTATTTTTGCTATCTTAGCAACTAAGGTTTTGTAGAAACCTATTAACTTGGCCTATGTGGCTTTTGTATAAACTCGAGCTTTATTCTGCAGGTACCTGCACTCACTTTTGATAAGAGTAACTTTTCCCTGTGGGGAAGTGGGGAGTGGTGGATGCTTCTTGCTGCTCAGAGCATGGCAGTTGGCACAGTCATGGTCCGCTGGGTTTCGAATTATTCAGATCCTGTCATGGCAACTGGATGGGTAGGCTGTACCATCTCAAGTAGTAGTTTAGTTGCGATTATTATGATTGGTAATTTCTCATAGCGTTGTTGATATTGCCTCTGAAATTATGACTGGTAATTTCTAATTTGAACTTTGTAATTTCGTTTGTTATTTCAGCTAGTAGTCCTAATGTCTTGGAAGAAGTTGTTTTTCCCCTGAATCTGTACCATTGAGAGTTTTGATTGATAAGTAGATTGCACACAATTTTTAGTATAAATCTGGTGGACTTTGTTTTTAGCTCTTTATATCTAATGGCACTTAATTCTAATCATTACTTATCAGCATAATCACATGGTATATTTGTGTTTAGAATGTTCTAGGATGTTCCACAGTAGATACTCTGAAGAAATGAAGAGACCTTAGGGAGGCTAATAGACATTTTGTTGCAGCATATGGTTATCGGTGGTATCCCTCTTGTGATATTCTCCATTCTTAATCACGATCCTGCTGCCAATGGGATTCTCAAGGAGTTCACTGCTCCCGATGTGCTGGCACTCCTGTATACCTCCATTTTCGGAAGTGCTGTTAGTTATGGTGTATACTTCTATAGCGCAACAAAAggtcatctttaaatttttattttttttaatcttcttatctatttttcaaaCTGTATTGAAAATCTCCTGTTATGAAATCTTATATGGTAGCAAAGTTGTTTATTCCAGGTTTTCTTATGAATCATCGTAATGGGTCATGAGCTgcagaaaatattaataaaagcaATTTTACTATTTGCTCTATAATTTATCACTTTGCTGTTTCTCCAGATATGATACGCATCCTCTTACAACTAGATTTAATTAAGATCTATAGctcaaataaattttgaatcatcaaagtcatatttttcttttttacttttactaAACCAAACATGAAAAGCAATGATAAGTAGTAATATTGGTATAGTCCAGATATCAAACCTTTCACTATCTTCCGCCATAAGCAAGGAGggtctatcaataaaattggggcTTTGTCCTCTTtcattgaaaaaagaaaaaggaagtaTAGTCCAGATATCAAACCTTTCACTATCCTTCCAAATACCTTTCTCTTAGCATGTTAAATTATACTTGTATTGCCGACACTGTAGACAATTGTTACTGTAACCCTGGGATGCTAACAGAGAGCAATGCCAACCAAATTGTTATTTGAGTGCTGTTTAGCAATCCACATAAGCaaaaaagttaagaaagaaacagagaaaagaaaacaaagacgAACAAAATTTTTGGTCCCTATACTCAATTTGGTTGTTGAGAAGAACATTGGAGAATACAGGTAAAACTATATTCCTGTCGCTATATTCATTTGGAGGTATTATTTTTCAGTTCATCCAAACACTAGACAGTCTGCTACCTTGCTGAAAAAGTGTAACTATAATATCAAGATCGTGTTTATGCTGAGCTCGCCAACTTATTTCCTTAAGAGTTCAGTGGGTATGATTACAAAAATACCCAACGATTTTGTATAGACACcgtttgttttgaattttagtgCAGAAGCCTCTGTCTGCAATTCACatgattgattttgagattttagtTTGGAATTGATGACTCCTTGCTAATGTATTTCAGGTAGCTTGACAAAGCTGAGCTCCCTTACCTTTCTAACCCCAATGTTTGCGTCAATTTTTGGGTAAGGTGACCCAACCATCAAAAGGAAGAGAGTTATAATGCTTTCAGATGTTCACTTAA harbors:
- the LOC121249615 gene encoding WAT1-related protein At3g02690, chloroplastic codes for the protein MRPCLSTATAYAIVPSYSCRFHVPLSLNNFSFSTPSPSPSCISTSIKSTHQFLYNSSSVFRKRIIFTGFEADSKNIVKCTGGTNIEFEEKENEQEAVDFDCLGTGQDVSPSSSTSNFEETVALPDDNSVALGAVWEWAVLVSPFFFWGTAMVAMKEVIPKYGPFFVSSFRLIPAGFLLIAFAASRNRPSPSGLTAWLSISLFALVDATCFQGFLAEGLQKTSAGLGSVIIDSQPLTVAILAALLFGESIGFVGAAGLVLGVIGLLLLEVPALTFDKSNFSLWGSGEWWMLLAAQSMAVGTVMVRWVSNYSDPVMATGWHMVIGGIPLVIFSILNHDPAANGILKEFTAPDVLALLYTSIFGSAVSYGVYFYSATKGSLTKLSSLTFLTPMFASIFGFIYLGETFSPFQLVGAVVTLAAIYMVNYRNVVE